The segment TCTGGAGACCGGGGATCCCGTTGGTCTCCTGCCACAGCTGGAACACCGCACCCGCGAGCGGGGCCTGGGTCGCCGAGTCCCGCTTGATGACGGAGACATTGCCGGTGACCGGCGGCGTCAGGGTGTTCTCGGCCGTGACCGTCACACCGCCCGGAATCTCGCCCTCGGTCAGAGTGACCGGGAACACCGGGTTCGCCGGAAGGTCGTAACCCACCGGGGCCTGGGTCTCACGCCAGTAGTACGTCCCCGGAACCACATCCCGACTGCACCGGCCATTCGCACCGGTCGTACAGTCCGGCGGAAGCAGCGTGTCAGGGTTCCCACCCGTGGTCTGGAGACCGGCGATACCGTTCGTCTCCTGCCAGAACTGGAACACCGCACCGGCGAGCGGAGCGTCCGTCACCGAGTCGACCTTGATGACGGTCACCGGAGCCTCACCCGGCGGGGTCTTGATGTTCGCGGCAGTCACCGAAACACCGACGGGCGCGTTCTCCACCGTCAGTGTCAGCGGGAAGACCGGGTTCAGCGGGAGGTCGTAGCCAGGCGGCGCCTGGGTCTCCTGCCAGTAGTACTGACCCACCTCGACCGTGGCCGAGCAGATACCGGCGACTCCGGTCGTGCAGGGGCTGCCGATCTCCGTGTCCGGGTCCGGGCCCGTGGTCTGGAGACCGGGAACACCGTTGGTCTCCTCCCACAGCTGGAACACCGCACCCGCCAGCGCGGCACTCGTCACCGAGTCCTGCTTGACAACGGTGACCACGCCGGTGACCGGCGGGGTCTTGATGTTCTCGGCCGCGACGCTGACGCCGTCGGCGGCGTTCTCCTCCGTCAGGACCAGCGGCCCGAAGACCGGGTTCAGCGGAAGGTCGTAGCCGGGCGGCGCCTGCGTCTCCTGCCAGTAGTACTGACCCACTTCGACGGTCCGGGTGCACGTGCCGTTCGCGGGCGTCGTGCACGGGCTGCCGATGGTGGTGTCCGGGTTGATCCCGATGGTCTGGAGACCGGCGATCCCGTTGGTCTCCTCCCACAGCTGGAACACCGCACCCGCCAGCGGAGCACCCGTCACCGAGTCCTGCTTCTCGACGGAGACATCACCGCGGGCCGGGGGCACCGGGGTCTTGACGTTCTCCGCCGTCACCGAGACCCCGCCGGGGATGTCGGCGTCGGTGAGGGTGAGCGGGAAGACCGGGTTGGCCGGCAGGTCGTAGCCGGGCGGGGCCGTGATCTCGACCCAGTAGTACGTACCGGCGACCACGTCACGGGTGCACTGTCCGTCCACGCCGGTCGTGCAGTCCGGGTTGACCTTGGTGTCGGGGTCGGCGCCGGAGGTCTGGAGACCGGGGATCCCGTTCGTCTCCTGCCAGAACTGGAAGACCGCGCCCGCCAGCGGGGCGTCCGTCACCGAGTCCACCTTGACGACCGTCACCGGGCCCTCGCCCGGCGGTACCGGGGTCTTGGTGTTGGCGACCGTCACGCTCACGCCGACCTGGGCGTTCTCCTCTGTGAGGACAAGCGGGAAGATCGTCTCGGCGGGCAGGTCGTAGCCCGGCGGCGCGGAGACCTCACGCCAGTAGTAGGTGCCCGTGGGCACGATCCGGGCGCACTCGCCGACCACGTCGGTGGTGCAGTCCGGGGGAAGCTGGGTGTCCGGGTTCGGTCCGGTGACCTGAAGGCCGGTGACACCGTTGGTCTCGTGCCACAGCTCGAAGATCGCGCCGGGCAGTTCGGCCTGAGTGTCCGCGTCGATCTTCTCGACCGACACCTCACCCGTGACCGGCGTCTTGCTGTTGTCCGCCGTGACGGTGACGCCCGCTGGGACGTCACCGGCATTGAGGACAATGGGGAAGACCGGGTTCGCGGGCAGATCGTAACCGGGCGGGGCCGCGGTCTCCTGCCAGTAGTACGTGCCGGGGACGACCATCTGCGCGCAGATGCCGTTGGCGCCGGTCACACAGGGGGAGCCGACCCGGTCGTCGGGGGAGGGGCCGGAGGTCTGGAGCCCGGGAACGCCGTTGGACTCCTCCCACAGCTGGAAGGTCGCGCCGGCCAGCGGAAGGCCCGTGGTGGCGTCCTCCTTGATCACCCGCACCGGGGCCATCGCGATCGGGGTGGAGCAGTCCGGCAGATCGCCGTTGAAGGGGTAGGCGTGGAACTCCTGCCCGCTGCCGACGCCCATCGCGCCGTGCGTGACGCTGCCGGTGGAGAAGAAGCGGCCGTTCATCCCGGGCAGGGTGACCGACGTACCCGACGACTGGTTGCCGATCAGGACGCTGCCCTGGAACTGTCCGGTGCCCTTCAGCGTGACGGTCGAGGCGTCGGGGAAGTTCCACAGCAGCCGCTCGCGCAGCTGGTTGAACGGGTCCGAGTCGAGCGGGCTACCGCTGTAGGTGTTGATGGTGCGGTTGGCACCCAGCACGTTCACCAGGATGGTGGCGTTCGCCGGAATATTGTTGAAGACGAGGCCCTGCTGGCCACCGGTCCCCGACTGCATGTCGAAGTCGACGTTGAAGACCTGGAGCGCGGAGGTGCCGTCTCCGGTGAAGGTGGTCTGGCTGCCGCCGTTGACAGCCGTGCCGGTGGCCGGGCGCTGACCGGTCTCGGTCCGGGCGTAGCACTGGCTGGAGGCCGTCAGCTGGTCGCGCAGCGGCAGATAGGGGGCCGCCGCGTTCGGGTCCTGGATCAAGGTGCCGACGACTGTGCCGGTCAGGGTGCCCGCGTACCGTACATTGCCGCCTTCGGCGAGCAGCCGCTCCCCGGTCGCGACGGTGACATTGGCACCGGTGGTGAGGAAGTCCGTACCGTTGTCCGGGGGGACTCGGGAGCCGGCGCCGACGACGCCGACGTTGTAGACCGCGCTGACGCCGGTGATCTTGTCCTGGTCGAAGCTGCCGAGTACGACAACCTTGCCTTCGGCTTCCGCCGCGCTGCCGCGGACACTGAAGTTCCCGCCCGCAAAGATGTTGATGTTGTTGTCCCGGCCCGTGATGGGGCCGTTGTTCAGCGGGGGGTACGGATTCGGGCACGGCGGGGTGCCCGGGATACAGGGGCCGAGGCCGCCGGGCAGCGGGGCGCGCAGGAGCTGGGTCTTGTGGGGCTTGAAGGCCCGGGCCTTGTTCCTGGCCGCGTCCTTGGCGGTGCTCTTGGTAGTGCTCTTGGTGGTGTTCCCGGCGGTGCTCTTGCCCCGGGTCTCGTCCCGTTCCGGGCCCGCCGGGGAGACGACGCGCTCCTCCTGGGAGGTCGGCGGCGCCGGAGCGGCCCAGGACATGCCCGGGCCCAGCGCAAGCGCGGGTGCGGTCGCCGCGAGGACCGCACAGGCCATGCCTGTGGTCCGGGAGCGTTGTCGCAGCCGCGCGAGAACTGCTCGCATCAGATCGACTTCTCTCGTTAGGTGTGGTGACCCCGAGACGGGAATCCCCACTCCAGGCTGATCAGCGGGGCCGTGTGGGCGCGGTAGACACTCCCCGGGCGTCGCCCGGAAAGATCGGACTATCACCCGGGGGTGTTAGCGGTTGTGGACCCCCTGGCCGTAGGCGCGGCGGGCGCCGGGGAGCCGGGGGGCGGTGCCCCGGGCGCCGGGGAGGGACGCGCGCGAGCCGGGGGAGTGGACGCACAGGAGCCGGGGGAGCGGATACACGGGCGGGGCGCAACCGAA is part of the Streptomyces qinzhouensis genome and harbors:
- a CDS encoding SpaA isopeptide-forming pilin-related protein is translated as MRAVLARLRQRSRTTGMACAVLAATAPALALGPGMSWAAPAPPTSQEERVVSPAGPERDETRGKSTAGNTTKSTTKSTAKDAARNKARAFKPHKTQLLRAPLPGGLGPCIPGTPPCPNPYPPLNNGPITGRDNNINIFAGGNFSVRGSAAEAEGKVVVLGSFDQDKITGVSAVYNVGVVGAGSRVPPDNGTDFLTTGANVTVATGERLLAEGGNVRYAGTLTGTVVGTLIQDPNAAAPYLPLRDQLTASSQCYARTETGQRPATGTAVNGGSQTTFTGDGTSALQVFNVDFDMQSGTGGQQGLVFNNIPANATILVNVLGANRTINTYSGSPLDSDPFNQLRERLLWNFPDASTVTLKGTGQFQGSVLIGNQSSGTSVTLPGMNGRFFSTGSVTHGAMGVGSGQEFHAYPFNGDLPDCSTPIAMAPVRVIKEDATTGLPLAGATFQLWEESNGVPGLQTSGPSPDDRVGSPCVTGANGICAQMVVPGTYYWQETAAPPGYDLPANPVFPIVLNAGDVPAGVTVTADNSKTPVTGEVSVEKIDADTQAELPGAIFELWHETNGVTGLQVTGPNPDTQLPPDCTTDVVGECARIVPTGTYYWREVSAPPGYDLPAETIFPLVLTEENAQVGVSVTVANTKTPVPPGEGPVTVVKVDSVTDAPLAGAVFQFWQETNGIPGLQTSGADPDTKVNPDCTTGVDGQCTRDVVAGTYYWVEITAPPGYDLPANPVFPLTLTDADIPGGVSVTAENVKTPVPPARGDVSVEKQDSVTGAPLAGAVFQLWEETNGIAGLQTIGINPDTTIGSPCTTPANGTCTRTVEVGQYYWQETQAPPGYDLPLNPVFGPLVLTEENAADGVSVAAENIKTPPVTGVVTVVKQDSVTSAALAGAVFQLWEETNGVPGLQTTGPDPDTEIGSPCTTGVAGICSATVEVGQYYWQETQAPPGYDLPLNPVFPLTLTVENAPVGVSVTAANIKTPPGEAPVTVIKVDSVTDAPLAGAVFQFWQETNGIAGLQTTGGNPDTLLPPDCTTGANGRCSRDVVPGTYYWRETQAPVGYDLPANPVFPVTLTEGEIPGGVTVTAENTLTPPVTGNVSVIKRDSATQAPLAGAVFQLWQETNGIPGLQTIGINPDTSIGAPCTTPANGTCTETVEVGQYYWQETQAPPGYDLPLNPVFPLTLTVDNAPQGVTVTAENVKTPPGEAPVTVIKVDSVTDAPLAGAVFEFWEETNGIAGLQTTGGNPDTLLPPDCTTGANGRCSRDVVPGTYYWRETQAPAGYDLPANPVFPVTLTEGEIPGGVTVTAENTQTPPVTGNVSVIKRDSATQAPLAGAVFQLWQETNGVPGLQTTGPDPDTEIGSPCTTPANGTCTETVEVGQYYWQETAAPPGYDLPVNPVFPLTLTVDNAPRGVTVTASNIKTPPGEAPVTVIKVDSETDAPLAGAVFQFWQETNGVPGLQTAGVNPDTRLAPDCTTGANGRCSRDVVPGTYYWRETQAPAGYDLPANPVFPVTLTEGEIPGGVTVTAENTQTPPVTGEIDLHKTDAKNGKPLAGAVFELWEETNGVAGLQTRALNGTPPDTMVGPGCATDNEGNCTFDELALGTYYLLETDVPEGYVLPANPVKGPFTITAENADQPIEVEVANKRGEPGKGKGGKGKE